From a single Eriocheir sinensis breed Jianghai 21 chromosome 18, ASM2467909v1, whole genome shotgun sequence genomic region:
- the LOC127000256 gene encoding uncharacterized protein LOC127000256 isoform X1, translating into MPRYAYQKPVNRLYAYNYKYMNNYYKPLSQYIETKSEVLPERTKRAPSEQPGHQSLAERLKTYPMDGSIYRPRASSAPPTRRFYIIDDDEDFFPKPSKASKEAEDDFFTAPFAGRRAPGKPTRPLSTYEPSAMAKVSDAEQRFVPLWMKHPYRLAVEDEVVPPHESSIWPESVPHFNLVSSYDAMVGYLGLKYPVYR; encoded by the exons ATGCCCCGCTACGCCTACCAAAAGCCCGTCAACAGGCTCTACGCCTACAACTACAAGTACATGAATAATTACTACAAGCCTCTCTCCCAATACATCGAGACCAAGAGCGAGGTGCTGCCGGAGAGGACGAAGAGGGCCCCTAGCGAGCAGCCGGGCCACCAGTCCTTGGCGGAG CGACTGAAAACCTACCCCATGGACGGCAGCATCTACCGCCCTCGGGCCTCCAGCGCTCCGCCCACCCGCCGGTTCTATATCATCGATGATGATGAGGACTTTTTCCCTAAGCCATCCAAGGCCTCGAAGGAAGCTGAAGACGACTTCTTCACAGCTCCGTTCGCTGGCAGGAGAGCACCAGGCAAACCGACCAGACCCTTGTCCACTTACGAGCCGAGCGCAATGGCAAAG GTGTCAGATGCCGAGCAGAGGTTCGTTCCCCTATGGATGAAGCACCCCTACCGCCTCGCTGTTGAGGACGAAGTTGTGCCTCCACATGAGAGCTCCATCTGGCCCGAGAGTGTCCCCCACTTCAACCTGGTCTCCTCCTACGATGCCATGGTGGGGTACCTCGGCCTCAAGTACCCTGTGTACCGCTAA
- the LOC127000256 gene encoding uncharacterized protein LOC127000256 isoform X2, whose amino-acid sequence MPRYAYQKPVNRLYAYNYKYMNNYYKPLSQYIETKSEVLPERTKRAPSEQPGHQSLAERLKTYPMDGSIYRPRASSAPPTRRFYIIDDDEDFFPKPSKASKEAEDDFFTAPFAGRRAPGKPTRPLSTYEPSAMAKLWRLDPIWFRHPWDWDCVWVPPHENRSRPHFGVGTNHDLILKFLAKRPRRYYYLDDLFLDF is encoded by the exons ATGCCCCGCTACGCCTACCAAAAGCCCGTCAACAGGCTCTACGCCTACAACTACAAGTACATGAATAATTACTACAAGCCTCTCTCCCAATACATCGAGACCAAGAGCGAGGTGCTGCCGGAGAGGACGAAGAGGGCCCCTAGCGAGCAGCCGGGCCACCAGTCCTTGGCGGAG CGACTGAAAACCTACCCCATGGACGGCAGCATCTACCGCCCTCGGGCCTCCAGCGCTCCGCCCACCCGCCGGTTCTATATCATCGATGATGATGAGGACTTTTTCCCTAAGCCATCCAAGGCCTCGAAGGAAGCTGAAGACGACTTCTTCACAGCTCCGTTCGCTGGCAGGAGAGCACCAGGCAAACCGACCAGACCCTTGTCCACTTACGAGCCGAGCGCAATGGCAAAG CTGTGGCGCCTCGACCCCATCTGGTTCCGCCACCCGTGGGACTGGGACTGCGTGTGGGTTCCCCCTCACGAGAACCGCTCCCGCCCCCACTTCGGCGTTGGGACGAACCACGATCTCATCCTCAAATTCCTGGCAAAGCGACCTCGCCGATACTATTACTTAGACGACCTATTTCTCGATTTTTAA
- the LOC127000257 gene encoding short-chain specific acyl-CoA dehydrogenase, mitochondrial-like — translation MASLGQLVSLSRSSRRLASLPKGWRAMPCAPVTPAVGSVRCASDLVELPETHEMLRKTCRDFADAELQPFAGKFDKEGKVPQEKVKAMGDLGLMALAVPEAYGGTGMDYLAYAVAMEEISRGCASAGVIMSAHNSLYIGPIQMAGSEKQKQDWITPFSSGERVGCFALSEPGNGSDAGAASTTAKESGSNYILNGTKAWITNGIESEASVVFATTDKAKKHKGISAFVVPKPTEGLSLGKKEDKLGIRGSSTCNLIFEDCRIPAENMLGEPGSGFKIAMMTLDAGRIGIAGQALGIAQAAFECAIDYAGKRMAFNAPILKMQMIQHKIADMALRIESARLLTYKAAALKDEGRPFSKLAAMAKLSASETATFCAHQSIQVLGGMGYVSDMPAERHYRDARITEIYEGTSEIQRLVIAGNLIKEYQAL, via the exons ATGGCGTCGCTCGGTCAGCTGGTCAGCCTCTCCCGCTCATCCAGGCGCCTGGCCTCTCTGCCCAAAG GATGGAGGGCGATGCCGTGTGCTCCTGTCACCCCCGCGGTGGGCAGTGTGCGCTGCGCCTCAGACCTGGTGGAGCTGCCCGAGACCCATGAGATGCTGCGTAAGACCTGCAGAGACTTCGCTGATGCAGAGCTGCAGCCTTTTGCCGGGAAGTTTGACAAGGAGGGCAAGGTTCCTCAGGAGAAA GTAAAGGCGATGGGTGACTTAGGCCTGATGGCCCTGGCAGTGCCTGAGGCTTATGGAGGCACTGGCATGGACTACCTGGCCTATGCCGTGGCCATGGAGGAGATCAGTAG GGGCTGTGCATCAGCTGGCGTGATCATGAGTGCCCACAATTCCCTCTACATTGGACCCATCCAGATGGCCGGCAGTGAGAAACAGAAGCAGGACTGGATCACGCCCTTTTCCAGCGGGGAGCGTGTGGGCTGCTTTGCCCTTTCTGAGCCAG GTAATGGAAGTGATGCCGGTGCAGCTTCCACCACTGCCAAGGAGAGTGGCAGCAATTACATTCTGAATGGCACCAAGGCCTGGATCACGAATGGCATTGAGTCTGAGGCAAGCGTTGTCTTTGCCACCACAGACAAAGCCAAGAAGCACAAAGGCATCTCAGCTTTTGTCGTGCCAAAGCCCACAGAAG GTCTGTCTCTGGGCAAAAAGGAGGACAAGTTAGGCATCCGAGGCTCCTCAACCTGTAATCTCATCTTTGAAGACTGTCGCATCCCGGCAGAAAACATGCTCGGGGAGCCGGGCAGTGGGTTCAAGATTGCAATGATGACTCTAG ATGCTGGGAGGATAGGCATTGCAGGGCAGGCTTTAGGGATTGCCCAAGCAGCTTTTGAGTGTGCCATTGACTATGCTGGCAAGAGGATGGCTTTCAATGCTCCCATACTTAAGATGCAGATGATCCAG CATAAAATAGCTGACATGGCACTGAGGATTGAATCAGCACGTCTCCTGACTTACAAGGCTGCTGCCCTCAAGGATGAAGGGAGGCCGTTCAGCAAG CTGGCAGCCATGGCCAAGCTGTCTGCCTCGGAGACAGCCACCTTCTGTGCCCACCAGTCCATCCAGGTTCTGGGTGGGATGGGCTACGTCAGCGACATGCCGGCTGAACGACACTACCGGGACGCTCGCATCACTGAGATCTATGAGGGCACGTCGGAGATCCAGCGCCTGGTGATAGCTGGCAACCTCATCAAGGAGTACCAAGCCCTCTAA